In Candidatus Hydrogenedentota bacterium, the DNA window GTCGTACACGCCCCGCTCAATCCCGCTCACCTCGGCAGTCCGGGCGGGCACTTCCTCGCCCGGCACGACATGGTGGCTGGCGGAGCGGCTGAATACCAGGGTGGCAACAATACTCATCACGCTCAGGCCGACAAGCCCGACTACGCCCAACACCGCCACACCGAGAGCGAATTTCAGAAATTTACCCATGACACTTTCCTTCCCGTTGCCAACTCCGCGTATCCCTCACACAACGCTGTGCGGGCGTCCGCCGGGCACTTCCAACCCGGGCGGACGCCGCTGCACTACGCGGTCGTGGTTTCGCCGGACTTCCGGGCCTTCAGCGCCGCCAACTCCTTTTCGAGCTCCGTATCGGTTTCCAGGGCCTTGAATTCGTCGGCCAGGGACGCCTTGCGGCCATAGTTCACCAACTCGGCATCGGCTTCCATGCGGTCGATGCGCTGCTGGAAGTCGTCGAAGCGCTGGAGCGCGTCCGAAGTGTCGTAGCGGCGGATCTGCTGCTGCGCCTTTTTCTTCGTGTTGGCGTTCGTGTGGCGCTGCACCAGCACCCGCTGCTTTTCGCGCGCGGAGCCGAGCTTGTCTTCCAACTGCATGATATCATTCTGGCACTGGGTGACGAGGTTTTTCGCCTGTTCCAGCTCTTCCTCCAGGGCTTCGGCGCGCTCCACGTGGCGGCGCTTCTCCAGGAGGGCTTCCCGGGCCAGATCTTCCCGGCCCTTGTCGATGGCGAGCTGGGCTTTGCCGTCCCAGCTTTTCGCCAGGTCGAGCACCGTTTCGATCTCGCGCTTGATCTTCTTTTTCGTGGCCATGCCGCTGGCGCAGTTGGCCTTGATCTCGATCAAGGTGTCTTCCATTTCGCGGATCATCATTTTCACCAGCTTTTCGGGATCTTCCGCCTTGTCGAGCATGGCGTTGATGTTCGAGCTGATGATGTCGCGTACCCGTGTGAAAATACCCATGACTGGCTCCTTTAGATAGCTTGAACCAGGGCGGTCAAGCGGGTGGGCAGTTCGGCGGGATTGAAGCCCGGCCACACTGCGTTTACTACTGAGTTGGGGTTGCTTTTATTCAACGCCAGGGCTTCGTACCCGAGGGTGGCGAAGCGCAGGGCGGATTCTGGACAGGTGCGTTGTACGGTAAGGCCCGCCTTGAAGAGGGGCGTGCCCGCGATGGGGCTGCACCAGGCGATGCGGGCCGGGATGCTCCAGTCGTCGCCTTCGGGCATCAACTGGATGAGGTGTCCGGGGCGAAGATAGCGACCGAGGCGGAGGGCCGCGCCGCACCGGCTGATGTTCAGCCAGTCGGCGCGCCCCGCTTCGCCGCAGCCCGATGCGTAGGCGAAGGACCCGGCGAGGGGCGTTCTCAACTCACGCATTTTGTGATTTATGGTGGCCATGGGGTGCTTTCTATTGGCGCGTTGTGCGCTGATGCCAGGTGTAATGCAACCGGCGTGCCAGTTGGGGTG includes these proteins:
- the pspA gene encoding phage shock protein PspA, with amino-acid sequence MGIFTRVRDIISSNINAMLDKAEDPEKLVKMMIREMEDTLIEIKANCASGMATKKKIKREIETVLDLAKSWDGKAQLAIDKGREDLAREALLEKRRHVERAEALEEELEQAKNLVTQCQNDIMQLEDKLGSAREKQRVLVQRHTNANTKKKAQQQIRRYDTSDALQRFDDFQQRIDRMEADAELVNYGRKASLADEFKALETDTELEKELAALKARKSGETTTA